Proteins from a single region of Chrysemys picta bellii isolate R12L10 chromosome 9, ASM1138683v2, whole genome shotgun sequence:
- the LOC101941976 gene encoding transforming growth factor beta activator LRRC32-like: protein MFLSEHRLAERGYLLLWLLPSVLKAQPSAEVSPKPLPCQQSSVQVSCQGLGLRTFPQKLGHGVKQLDLSDNFIQNLTESCTSKLGQLEHLNMHFNQLATVSEMALTHLTHLRSLLLAANHLDRNYFTNGRAFGSLRNLKVLDLSANNLDSDMAAWYFSKLTSLKKLDLSWNKMTRLPGSIFQGTLKLREINLNNNYITEIEEGAFEALLNLKVVNLAMNSLHCISGFSLTQLQVLNLSYNALEFFVTEERKEHYQLQVLDLSHNKLIYFPELPKVHRLTHLNLSDNAMVSLAPSSTNTAEFRLQYDEMARPNISLNIYNAAARLSKITDLDLSSNLLYLFPVTFLHNLSSLQNLNMAKNCLHNIAVESSPGDMESKEPGVMHDNAFLSVRSLDLQGNFIHSLPQWFFGILPKLETLDLGSNSLQPCESQNANKREIPIGHNSDQRGNCTSFCDIPQLKYLSLRRNNIVRLYPYMFNQTSLVSLDLSENEDLFMPKGALEGLEFSLQKLSLRGNQMDNNKTEFPCLKMLKKLDISDNKLSLLPPDLVCSPLENLDIRNNNLQALEKPATVRWSNSLNHLNVAGNPFSCCALSWLEILQAAHVSVLDLNETLCSYQDKNRNFSAKIANKTTWLCPHQIGNRYLMVLMVVVITLCFLFLSCGICCHLKKSRQLSKYLGFRSNRVDPIPYHPNKEKRTEQIAIDRVTEV from the coding sequence AGCTCAGTTCAGGTCTCATGCCAAGGTCTTGGCCTCCGCACATTTCCACAGAAGCTTGGCCATGGGGTTAAACAGCTTGACCTCTCTGACAACTTCATCCAAAACCTGACGGAAAGCTGCACATCAAAGTTAGGGCAGCTAGAGCACCTCAACATGCATTTCAACCAATTGGCAACTGTGTCAGAAATGGCCCTGACTCATCTAACTCATCTTCGCTCTCTGCTCCTAGCTGCAAACCACCTTGATAGGAATTACTTCACCAATGGAAGAGCCTTCGGGTCACTGAGGAATCTAAAGGTCCTGGACCTTTCTGCAAATAATTTGGACAGTGATATGGCAGCCTGGTACTTCAGCAAACTCACCTCTTTAAAGAAACTGGATCTGTCCTGGAACAAGATGACCAGACTGCCAGGGAGCATCTTCCAGGGAACTCTAAAGCTGAGAGAGATCAACCTTAACAATAACTACATCACGGAAATAGAGGAAGGAGCTTTTGAGGCTCTATTAAATCTAAAAGTGGTGAATTTAGCCATGAATTCCCTTCACTGTATCTCGGGCTTCAGCCTCACACAGCTGCAAGTTTTAAATCTCAGTTACAATGCCCTGGAGTTCTTTGTTACAGAGGAGAGAAAGGAACACTACCAGCTTCAGGTACTAGATCTGAGTCATAACAAACTGATCTACTTTCCAGAGCTTCCCAAGGTGCATCGCCTCACACACTTAAACCTCTCTGATAACGCCATGGTCTCTTTGGCTCCAAGTTCCACCAATACAGCAGAGTTCAGACTGCAGTATGATGAGATGGCAAGACCTAACATATCCTTGAATATTTACAATGCAGCAGCTAGACTGTCAAAGATAACTGACTTAGATCTCAGCAGTAACCTGTTGTATTTGTTCCCAGTTACTTTCCTTCACAATCTGAGCTCCCTCCAGAATCTCAATATGGCTAAGAACTGTCTCCATAATATAGCTGTGGAGTCATCTCCTGGTGATATGGAAAGCAAGGAGCCAGGCGTGATGCATGACAATGCCTTTCTGTCGGTGCGATCACTGGATCTTCAAGGCAATTTCATTCATTCCTTGCCACAGTGGTTTTTTGGTATTCTGCCCAAACTGGAAACACTTGACCTTGGTTCTAACAGCCTCCAGCCTTGTGAGAGCCAGAATGCTAATAAAAGAGAGATCCCAATAGGTCATAACTCAGATCAAAGAGGTAACTGTACATCCTTCTGTGACATACCGCAGCTGAAGTATCTGAGTTTACGTAGGAACAACATTGTGAGGCTTTATCCTTACATGTTCAACCAAACCTCTTTGGTCTCCCTGGATCTGTCTGAGAATGAAGACTTGTTCATGCCAAAAGGAGCTCTGGAGGGTCTGGAATTCTCTTTGCAGAAGCTCTCTCTGAGAGGAAATCAGATGGACAACAACAAGACAGAGTTCCCTTGTCTGAAGATGCTGAAAAAGTTGGACATCTCAGACAACAAGTTGAGTCTTTTGCCCCCTGATCTTGTCTGCTCTCCACTGGAAAATCTGGACATTCGCAATAACAATCTCCAGGCCTTAGAGAAACCTGCCACTGTGAGATGGTCCAACAGCCTCAATCATCTGAATGTTGCTGGCAATCCCTTTAGCTGTTGTGCACTGAGCTGGCTGGAAATTCTACAAGCTGCCCATGTGAGTGTGTTGGATCTGAATGAAACTCTGTGCTCTTATCAGGACAAGAACAGGAACTTCTCAGCTAAGATAGCCAACAAGACCACGTGGCTTTGTCCTCATCAGATAGGAAATCGCTACCTGATGGTATTGATGGTGGTGGTGATCACTCTTTGCTTTCTGTTTCTCAGCTGTGGGATATGCTGTCATCTGAAAAAGAGTCGTCAGCTGTCAAAGTATCTGGGATTCAGAAGCAACAGGGTGGACCCCATTCCTTATCATCCAAATAAGGAAAAGAGAACTGAACAGATAGCAATAGACCGAGTTACAGAAGTATAG